The region TATCAATAATGGTGCAAGCATTAACTTTACGGCTCCCACAGGAGCGGAGGTTCTGACTTTCTCTGTTGTTGCAACTGATGGAAAATCAAGCAGCCTTACAGAAAGTGTGAAAATATCATCAACGGTTAAAGAAACCACTCCTGACAGCCCTGATAATACTGACAGTACTGGTAACCCAGACAATACTGGTAACCCAGACAATACTGGCAACCCAGACAATACTGGTAACCCAGACAATACTGGCAACCCAGACAATACTGGTAACCCAGACAATACTGGCAACCCAGACAATACTGGTAACCCAGACAATACTGGTAACCCAGACAATACTGGTAACCCAGACAATACTGGTAGCAGTACTCGCCATTCTGGCGGATCTCTAGGTTGGTTAACTATGCTTCTTCTACCATTTGCAATGGTACGTCGTCGTAAGCATTAATGTTGAGGTTTAACAAACTATAAATGAAAAGGGAGCCTCATCTGCTCCCTTTTCTCTTCATGGTTTTCTCTATTTTAAGACTAGGGTCTCTTTACATTTTGAGCTTAAACTTTGATCAACCCCAATGAGTTTAGTGTAAGGCGTCGGGCGATGAGGTAGTACAGCAAGAAAGCCATTGAGATGAGCCATAGGCAAGGTTTGTTGACCCTTTCTACTACGTTGTCACTTGTTGGTGTAGAATAACTAGACGACACAAGTCCTGTCTTGTATAAAAAATAATGCCTTACAAAGGCAACCATGAAAGATAAACAAACAAACGTAATACAACCTAATCGAAGAATAAAAAATGTGGTTAGCTATATTTCAAACACATTCGTCATCACCTTATAAAGCTCGGTGCCTTGATATACTGAAGCCGACGCAAAGTGAAGAATGGGCACACAATCTTGATTCAGGCTAAGCTGGGTTAACGCTTTGTCTGTTCCATAGAGGTCAATACGCAGAATATTGGCCAAAGGCTCTTTGGCAGCTAAAGGCTCACCAACTTTAGCTAAATATTCAACCATCCCGCCAAGAGGTGAGTGGTATTTTTTATAATCTGTTAAGTGACAAGCATAACGTGGCATATCCACAGGCTCTACTTTCTCTGCAATCACTCCTCGATGACTCAAATAAGCTAGGATACCCATCGCATCGGCCAACGCATCTTCAAGATGAATATTTTCTTGAGAGCCAAGCTCAAGCGTAAAAGCTGAAACAGGCACATCCATCTCTCGCCCTGTTGATTTCATATGTTCACTCAGCTGCCACCAGGGACAAAAAATAGATTCATCCATCGCCCCACCAAAATCATTAGGGATAAGCAAGGTATAAGGAATAGAGAAGTAGGATGCTGCTTGAACGTCGTATTGCGGGCAGTAGAGATGTTTGCATGATTTAGGACCAGTATGCAGATCCAACACAATATCGGCTTGGTGGGCCATCGATTGCAACATAACCGCTTGCTGATGACCGGTAGTGATCCCCCACTCACTTTGTAAACGTGATTGACACGACTCGAGCAAACATTTTTTATAGGCGTGAATTAAATCAGTATCGTTAAGTGTTTTATTGTTCTGATACCAATCCACAAGATCGATATCATGTGCTAAATATTCACGATTCCAATTGACCCCAGTGATAGGATCGAAACGGCCTAAGGTAAACTCACCACTTTTTTGATTAATCCCTAGGGGGTTAGCCAAAGGAACCAAGGTAATATCACCGCAAATATTGTATTGTTCAAGTCGCTTCATGAGCTGATAGATAACCGCATTTCCCTGCACTTCTGCCCCATGAACATTGGCCTGAATATATACACTCGGCCCACTTGCATGCAAAGCTTTAAGCTTAAATATCGGTATAGTTAGGTCTTGACCTGTCGCCAGCTCGCCTATTTTTAACGACTCTTGGAAAACACGCATTATCTATCCTTTAATGTCATTCAGTTTCAAATAGGTTTTTATGCAATGCGCTGACCACTTGAGCCGCTTCAGCTTCCGCCACCAATACACATAAATTATGTGGGCTGGCCCCTTGGCATATCATCCTCACATTATGAGGTTCTAGCACCTCAAACACACGGCGACAAACCCCAGCTGTAGAAGCAATTCTATTGCCAACAATGGCAATTAAAGCCAAACCGTCTTCAACTCTCACTCGACAATGTTGCGACAATTCTTGTAACAGCGCTTCACTCAATAAACCATTGCCAGCTGAATCGGATCCGGTTTTATCTAACGTTAAAGAAACATTAACCTCTGAAGTCGTGATCAAATCGACACTGATTTTATGCCGCGCAAGAGTGGCGAAAGTTTCGGCAAGAAAACCTTGAGCGTGGAGCATCTGCAAACTATGAAGATTGAGTAAAGTTTGATCTCGACGAACAGCAACGGCTCGATACACAGGAACATCTTCAACTTGATGACGTATCCAAGTCCCGCCACGTTCAGGCTCCCAACTTGATCCAACAAATACCTGAATTTTTTGTCTTACCGCAGGTAAAATAGTGGCAGGGTGTAATACTTTAGCCCCAAACGTCGCCATCTCAGCCGCTTCGTTAAAACTGATCTCAGCAATCGGTCTCGCCTCAGGCGCAAGACGAGGATCGGTAGTATAAATACCTGCCACATCAGTCCAAATTTCCACCGCTGTAGCTTTGAGTGCTTCTGCTAGTAATGCCGCAGAATAATCACTGCCACCACGCCCTAACGTAGTCGTTGCACCTAACTCATCGGCACCAATAAACCCTTGAGTAACAATAATTTGTGAAGTAAGTAAAGGAGCAAGATGTTCGGTTGCAAGATGAGCAATGGTTGCAATTTGGGGTTCAGCACGCCCAAAATGGCTATCGGTACGCATGATCTGACGCACATCGAAGGCACTCGCTGTGTTACCTTTCTCTCTCAATACTGCAGCAAAAAGGGCTGACGAGCATTGCTCTCCTTGAGCTAATAGTTCATCTATCGTCGCTTTGCTTCTATGGCAATTTAACGATTCACTTAAGGAGGTAATACGGCTTAACACGGCATCCAATCTGGCTGCCACTTCCTGCGGATTGCCAAGATCGTCTAAAATTTTATATTGAATATGAGCAATTTGCTTAATGAGCTGTTTACTACGTTCATCACTGATATTTTCTTGAGTTAACTCAACAAGTAAATTTGTCACACCGCTAGATGCACTCACTACCACAACGCGAGTATTGGGGTTCGCGATAATAATATCGGCACAGCGACTCATGGCACTGTGATCGGCAACCGATGTACCGCCAAACTTGGCAACAATTAAGGACATTAAACTGCCTCCACAGGAAGTAGACACAGGTAAGAAAAATTATTTTTGAACATTAACATTATCACGCTCCGAACACACTACGTTCGAAGAGCCTGGTGCAAAGATTACGCACCCCATAGAAGGGAAACAGATATCATCACCAGAAGCTCTCCACCAATAAAACGGTGACAATCGATTGGATTCAGCCTAATCGACCGATATTGTGTTATACCAAAAAACATCAATACCTCGGCGTTAATCTCCCTCATAAGCCATCATTAGAGTTTGGACTCCTACAGCTTACTACCTAGCTAACGCTCCTCTTCTGCACATTACCTTGCCGTATAAAAACAAACATGGTTAACATTAGAAAAGTATCAAATTCAGAGTAAACAAGTCAATGACTAAATAAATAATCATCATTAAAGATTCGCCTACCAGTCAACGATAAGGTCGTTACCGTTTTACAGCACTATTATTGAAGCTTCCTATCAAAAAGACGATGTTGGCATACACAAAGAAACAGCCCTCATGGGCAATGCGTAGTAATGATAGCAAACAGCAGTTCAGCAAAAAGCGTACAATTGAGCTGCAAACGTGTATCTTGATAACCCTCATAAAAGCGGTTAATCAACACGCTCATTGACATCATATCTCCCTGTTATCTTCAATAATATTGTGTTCAGTCGAAGTGGAAGCTTGTTTTTTGTGATCTAGGTCACTCTTTTTGAATTTTCACTTTTATTTAAAATCAATAAGTTAGAAAAACAAATGTGACACAGATCACGGCAAAGAGTTTATTTGTTAACATTTCATTTGTTAACAAATGCCTAAAACGAGTACAATAGCTATACTTGGTTCACTGGTCATTGCTAAAATATAGTGACTTTTTTGTTAGCCTAGTATCTAACACTGATAAAGAATCAGTCAGTTTGACTGCATAAAGATGTGAACCAAATAACATTTCGCATTTAATTTTTATTTTTATTTATTATCGTGGGGAACTAAATTCCACTATTATTAATCGAAGTGAATGTAGTCCGCGCTTCTATTGAATGAGGAGCGCATGCGTTAGCTAGTAGAAGTGTATTGTTATATATCAGTCCAGATTTGGAAGCACTTACTAGCACAGTAAATAGTCATCATGACGAGCTCGAGCGTTACAAGTCACGTACGCTTTTAGAACAGAACAGAATTGAATAAATTAGGTAAATTAATATGCAAAATCCGCACATTCTGATCGTAGAAGATGAAGCCGTTACCCGGAACACACTACGAAGTATTTTCGAAGCCGAAGGATATGTGGTAACTGAAGCCAATGATGGCGCTGAAATGCATAAAGCCATGCAGGAAAACAAGATTAACTTAGTCGTTATGGACATTAATCTTCCTGGTAAAAATGGTCTTTTGTTAGCACGTGAACTTCGTGAAATAAACAATATCGGTCTTATTTTCCTAACAGGCAGAGATAACGAAGTTGACAAGATTCTAGGTCTAGAGATAGGTGCTGATGATTACATCACTAAACCTTTCAATCCACGTGAACTAACAATCCGTGCTCGTAACTTATTAACTCGCGTTAATAGCACAGGTATTGAGTCTGAAGAAAAAAGTACTGTTGAATATTATCGTTTCAATGGTTGGAGTCTTGAGATAAACAGCCGTTCTTTAGTTAGTCCACAAGGCGAGTCATATAAACTGCCACGTAGTGAATTTCGCGCGATGCTGCATTTTGTTGAAAACCCAGGCAAAATATTAAGCCGTGCCGATCTTCTTATGAAAATGACAGGTCGTGAACTTAAACCACACGATCGTACAGTGGACGTAACAATACGTCGCATTCGTAAGCATTTCGAAAGCTTATCTGATACACCTGAGATCATCGCAACGATCCATGGTGAAGGTTACCGTTTTTGTGGTAATTTAGAAGTGGCGTAAAGCTCACGCTTATGCTCTTTACGGATAAAAGCCAGTCTAATGACTGGCTTTTTAGTTATTATCCCCTGTAAAATTACTTCAGCTCTCTTTCAAGAAAATCCGCCAGCGAACGATATAGATGGGTTCTTATTTTTTCACCACGCATGGAATGCTTAGATCCAGGATAATCGATCATCTGAAATAGCTTACCCTCATCCTGCAAGACTTTATACATTTTTGTGCTATTTTCGAACAACACATTATCATCCGCCATGCCATGGTACATCAACAACCCTGACTGATAATGCTTCGCATAAGGCATGACACTACTGGCTTCGTAGCCTTTGTTATTTTTATCAGGATGGCCTAAATAACGCTCAGTATAATAAGTATCATATAATGACCAATCAGTCACTGCAGAGCCAGCAATCGCCGCTTTGAAATAATCAGGGGCTTTAAATATCCCCATTAATGCCATATATCCACCATAACTGTGACCATAAAGAGCAATATTATCAGCATCCACATAAGGTAAACTTCTTAAATAATCAACGCCAACTTTCTGATCACTGACTTCAGCCTCACCGAGATGATGATAAATCACATGCTCAAATTTAGTTCCACGATTAGCAGAACCGCGATTGTCCAGTTGAAACACAATAAAACCCTGTTGTAATAGATACTGAGTAAAGTAGTCACTCTCACTCCAACTGTTCACCACAGTCTGAGCGTGGGGACCTCCGTACACCCTAACAACAACCGGATATTTTTTATCTTCACTAAAACCGGTTGGTTTAAACAATCGATATTGTAGCGCTTGACCATCATCGGCCTTTACTTGACCAAACTCAGGAACTTGCCATAGACCAAAGTAAGGATAAAGTGGATGACTCTTATCTACTTTATTCTGCTCAACCCAAGCTAAATGTTGGCCTTTATCTCCATGTAAACTCACTTGAGGTGGCTGTAGCACATTATTGAAATAATCTAGGTACACGGCTTGATTATCAGCAAACACGATAGAATGCATACCCCGCCGTTTGCTAACATCCTGAATTTCTCCTCCAGCTAATGACACACGGTAAAGGTGCTTCTCTACTACCATTTCTTTACGGCCAGTGAAATAAATCCACCCCGCTTTTTCATCGACAAATTCAACCTCGTCAACCACCCACTGGCCTGAGGTTAATGGCGTGATGACTTTGCCATTTAACCCGATTAAATATAGATGTTTATAACCACTACGTTCAGACCCCCAAATAAAGCTATTTTGTTGCTTTAAAAAGTACAAATCATCATTGAGATTAATCCAGGCCTGACTTCGCTCTGCAACAATATTTTTACTACTGCTTACATTATCAATATCAACAATACGTAAGTCGAGCTGCTGCTGATCACGGCTTTGCCATTGGTAAGATAGTCGTTGGCTATCCGGCAGCCACTTTACACGAGGAAGATAGATATCTTGTTCTTTACCTAAGTCAATCCATGCCACCTTATTGTCACTGAGTTTGACAACGCCTAATGCTATTTTTACATTATTTTTCCCCGCATAAGGATAGCGCTGTTCAACTAACTTTATGCCATCAGCATAAATCTCATTACGGGTCACGAGTTCAACATCAGACTCATCAATACGGGTATAAGCAATAGCAGTCTCATCCGGAGCCCACCAGTAGCCAGTCATACGCCCCATCTCTTCTTGAGCAACAAACTCGGCCATGGCATTTTTAATAACACCACCACCATCACTTGTCATCGCCGTTAGCTTCATGTCACTCAAATTAAGAATAAAAAGGTTCTGATCTCGAACAAAAGACACAAAATGTCCTTTTGGTGACAATCTAGCATCGGTAGCAAAACCCTCACCAGTTGGCAGTAATGTCACCTTATTGTCGATTAATGAGTAATAATACAACGCACCAGATGCTGGAATTAATAATGCTTTACTGTCCTCAGACCAAAAGTATTCCATGATCCCTTGACCATAGATCCGTTGACGCTCACGTCTCGCCTTCTCTTCATCGGAAAGCTCACCTATGCTCAACTTATCTGCATCAAGCAAGATAGACTGCTTGCCAGAGGCCACATCCATCTGCCATAAATCATAAAAATGCTGCTTGTCTTTACGCCCCGCTAAATAAGTCACTCTCTTGCCATCGGGAGAGAGTTTTAAGCCCGTAGGGCTAGTACCAGCTAAAGCAGGTGAGGCATTCATACGCTCAATTGGAAGGGGGGTTTTACCCGCTGTCAATAAAAGCGCTTGTGTCTCACTATCCATAAGACCTAGATTCATTTGATTTTGGCTTAACTGAGTATTCACAGATTGAGAGGCTGACACAGGGATTGAAACTAGCATAGGTACCGCCATTAGGGCTGAGGTGATCCATTTTATTGTCATTGTTACTTCCTAGAACTATTACTATTGTTATCTTTCTAATATTCATTGGTCATCGCTGCGCCTTATCTTATCGATTGAGCAGTGACAACTGTCAGTAAATGTCGAATATCATTGTGCCTGAAAATCAAATAAAACAACAACGCTCTATCATCCAACCAAAATCAACGCTGAAAAAAGGCGCGTTCTCAGGTATGATGCGCGGATATTATTAAATAACTGCAAATCTCTATTTAAGAGCTATTGTACTCGTTCGCTCTCAAGTCAATACTTGAATTTGTCATAGGAAATAACATGCAAACCTTGGCTCAAAATCTAGCTTCACAAGAGGTAGATGCCTCTCTGACTCAGCTTATCCACACTTTAGCTAATACCTCAAAAGCAATAAGCCATGCCGTGCGCCATGGCGCACTGGCCGGTGTACTCGGTGCAACTGAGCAAGAGAATGTTCAAGGTGAAACGCAAAAAAAGCTCGATGTGATCACCAATGACATGCTCAAAGAACGCCTAAAAGATGACAATACCGTGCGCGGGTTGGCATCTGAAGAAGAAGATTATATTGTTGAAGTCGGTGATAAAGGTCACTACCTAGTGTGTTTCGATCCCCTCGACGGCTCATCAAATATCGATATAAACTCTTTGGTTGGAACGATTTTCTCGATACTTCCAGCACCCAGTGGTGAGCTCAGTGAAGCGAGCTTTCTGCAAGCAGGACGCAAACAAGTCGCTGCAGGTTATGTCTTGTATGGCCCATCGACTATGCTGGCCTTAACCACAGGTCAAGGTGTTCAACTATTTACGCTAAATCCAGACACCAATGAGTATCTACTGACCAACGACGCCATGAACATCTCTAAAGACACTGGTGAGTTTGCTATCAATATGTCTAATCAGCGTTTCTGGGAAGCCCCTATGCAGACATACATCAGCGATCTGCTACTCGGTTCTATTGGGCCTCGTGAGAAAAACTTCAACATGCGCTGGATTGCC is a window of Shewanella sp. VB17 DNA encoding:
- a CDS encoding succinylglutamate desuccinylase/aspartoacylase family protein encodes the protein MRVFQESLKIGELATGQDLTIPIFKLKALHASGPSVYIQANVHGAEVQGNAVIYQLMKRLEQYNICGDITLVPLANPLGINQKSGEFTLGRFDPITGVNWNREYLAHDIDLVDWYQNNKTLNDTDLIHAYKKCLLESCQSRLQSEWGITTGHQQAVMLQSMAHQADIVLDLHTGPKSCKHLYCPQYDVQAASYFSIPYTLLIPNDFGGAMDESIFCPWWQLSEHMKSTGREMDVPVSAFTLELGSQENIHLEDALADAMGILAYLSHRGVIAEKVEPVDMPRYACHLTDYKKYHSPLGGMVEYLAKVGEPLAAKEPLANILRIDLYGTDKALTQLSLNQDCVPILHFASASVYQGTELYKVMTNVFEI
- the lysC gene encoding lysine-sensitive aspartokinase 3; translated protein: MSLIVAKFGGTSVADHSAMSRCADIIIANPNTRVVVVSASSGVTNLLVELTQENISDERSKQLIKQIAHIQYKILDDLGNPQEVAARLDAVLSRITSLSESLNCHRSKATIDELLAQGEQCSSALFAAVLREKGNTASAFDVRQIMRTDSHFGRAEPQIATIAHLATEHLAPLLTSQIIVTQGFIGADELGATTTLGRGGSDYSAALLAEALKATAVEIWTDVAGIYTTDPRLAPEARPIAEISFNEAAEMATFGAKVLHPATILPAVRQKIQVFVGSSWEPERGGTWIRHQVEDVPVYRAVAVRRDQTLLNLHSLQMLHAQGFLAETFATLARHKISVDLITTSEVNVSLTLDKTGSDSAGNGLLSEALLQELSQHCRVRVEDGLALIAIVGNRIASTAGVCRRVFEVLEPHNVRMICQGASPHNLCVLVAEAEAAQVVSALHKNLFETE
- the arcA gene encoding two-component system response regulator ArcA, producing the protein MQNPHILIVEDEAVTRNTLRSIFEAEGYVVTEANDGAEMHKAMQENKINLVVMDINLPGKNGLLLARELREINNIGLIFLTGRDNEVDKILGLEIGADDYITKPFNPRELTIRARNLLTRVNSTGIESEEKSTVEYYRFNGWSLEINSRSLVSPQGESYKLPRSEFRAMLHFVENPGKILSRADLLMKMTGRELKPHDRTVDVTIRRIRKHFESLSDTPEIIATIHGEGYRFCGNLEVA
- a CDS encoding S9 family peptidase, producing the protein MTIKWITSALMAVPMLVSIPVSASQSVNTQLSQNQMNLGLMDSETQALLLTAGKTPLPIERMNASPALAGTSPTGLKLSPDGKRVTYLAGRKDKQHFYDLWQMDVASGKQSILLDADKLSIGELSDEEKARRERQRIYGQGIMEYFWSEDSKALLIPASGALYYYSLIDNKVTLLPTGEGFATDARLSPKGHFVSFVRDQNLFILNLSDMKLTAMTSDGGGVIKNAMAEFVAQEEMGRMTGYWWAPDETAIAYTRIDESDVELVTRNEIYADGIKLVEQRYPYAGKNNVKIALGVVKLSDNKVAWIDLGKEQDIYLPRVKWLPDSQRLSYQWQSRDQQQLDLRIVDIDNVSSSKNIVAERSQAWINLNDDLYFLKQQNSFIWGSERSGYKHLYLIGLNGKVITPLTSGQWVVDEVEFVDEKAGWIYFTGRKEMVVEKHLYRVSLAGGEIQDVSKRRGMHSIVFADNQAVYLDYFNNVLQPPQVSLHGDKGQHLAWVEQNKVDKSHPLYPYFGLWQVPEFGQVKADDGQALQYRLFKPTGFSEDKKYPVVVRVYGGPHAQTVVNSWSESDYFTQYLLQQGFIVFQLDNRGSANRGTKFEHVIYHHLGEAEVSDQKVGVDYLRSLPYVDADNIALYGHSYGGYMALMGIFKAPDYFKAAIAGSAVTDWSLYDTYYTERYLGHPDKNNKGYEASSVMPYAKHYQSGLLMYHGMADDNVLFENSTKMYKVLQDEGKLFQMIDYPGSKHSMRGEKIRTHLYRSLADFLERELK
- a CDS encoding class 1 fructose-bisphosphatase — its product is MQTLAQNLASQEVDASLTQLIHTLANTSKAISHAVRHGALAGVLGATEQENVQGETQKKLDVITNDMLKERLKDDNTVRGLASEEEDYIVEVGDKGHYLVCFDPLDGSSNIDINSLVGTIFSILPAPSGELSEASFLQAGRKQVAAGYVLYGPSTMLALTTGQGVQLFTLNPDTNEYLLTNDAMNISKDTGEFAINMSNQRFWEAPMQTYISDLLLGSIGPREKNFNMRWIAAMVGDVHRVLSRGGIFTYPTDNKNPHKPYKLRLMYEANPMSFLVEQAGGKASTGYENIMDIEPSEIHQRVAVILGSANEVDECLSYHGLDYSKEPLV